A window of Methanobacteriales archaeon HGW-Methanobacteriales-1 genomic DNA:
CGTCTGTAATATTGAATCCTATGTATTCCCTGAACAATGGTTCTAGTTGGAATGTCTGGTCGGGAAATATATCCTTGGGAAATATATCTTCAGGAACTGTCTTTGAAATTTTAATAAGAGGTGCATTGTCATCTTCAGCAACACAAGCATTCAATAATACAGCTATAGTTAATTCATCAACCTATGACCCAATACTTGAAAACAATACTAGCACAGCTGAAGTTAAAATTAAAACAGCAGATATTGCGGTAATAAAATCAGTAAATGTTTCCAATCCAAAATACTGGAGCAATGTGGTTTTCACTATCTGCACAATTAATAATGGCCCTGATGGGGCTACTGGTGTTAGTATAAAAGATATTCTACCTGCAGGTCTGAAATTTATTTCATACACTACTACTCAAGGAACATACAATCACAATACTGGTATCTGGGATATTGGTTCACTTAACAATGGATCTTATGTATGGCTTAATATTGCTGCACAAGTTGTCAAATCCAATACTGCAATTATAAACATTGCTTCCAAGTATTCTGAAAACGAGTATGATCCATACCCTGAAAATGATTTTAGCAATGTAACTATACATGTGCCATCTGCAGCAGATCTGGGTATTAAAAAGACGGTTAGTGCTAAGTCAGCTTACTTCGGTAAAAAACTATACTTCACTATTATAGTCCAAAACTGGGGCCCAGACACATCCACCGGAGTTACTGTGAAAGATGTTCTTCCTAAAGGACTTAGATTTGTCTCATACACTACTAATTATGGTACATATAACCATAAAACAGGTATTTGGAATATAAACCTTTTACCAGCTCATAAAATAGCTAAACTAACCATAACATTTTATGGAGTTCGCTCCGGGAAAAAAATTAATGTAGCTAGAGTTTCATCCAAGACTTATGATCCAATTATTAGGCCTGGTGATTCTAAAGTATCAAGTGCTACAGTGTTAATTAAGAGACCTAAACGCCATTATCACCCCCACCATAGTCATCAAAACACAGTTCCAATGCAGCACACGGGTTTACCATTCGCAGCATTAATAATGGCCATATTAATGATAATGGGTGGGGTTATAAGTAGTAAAAAGACAAAAAAATAACTATATGATATTATAAACGGAAATCCGTTTATTCTATTTTTATTTTAAAATAGTTTTTTTTTAAATTTTAATCATAGAATAGAATATTTTTTATTTTAAGACTTAAAATTAAGGGTAGACATGAATTCCTTGGTTTTGGTACATATCATTATTTTCCATGACTAACTTACCTCTACAAATGGTTATTATGGGGGCTCCATGGTATTTCATACCTTCAAAAGGAGTGTAATGTGCTTTACTATAAAATTCTTCTGAATTTATAATTCCCTCTCTTTTGAGATCTATAATTACTAGATCTGCATCCATACCCATTTTAATAAATCCTTTATTTTTCAAATTAAATATTTTAGCTGGATTTTCACATAAAAGTCGTTTTATAGAATCTAAACTAATTTTTTGGGCATGGTATCTTGTTAGAAGTAATTTAAGAACAACTTCTAAGTTGGGAATTCCCGGTGATGAATCCCAAACCCCTTTTTTCTTTTCTTCTATGGAATGGGGGGCGTGATCAGTGCCAATTAAATCTATTTGGTCCAAATTTTTCCAAGAGATTTTTTCAGAATATTTTCTAAGTGGAGGATTGGTTTTGGTTAAATTGCCAAATTTTTTAAATGATGATGAATCTAAAAACAAGTGCTGGGGAGTGATTTCGGATGAAATATTATTTAAGAATAATTTTGAGTTGTTTATCATCTCTAGAGATTTATAAGTGCTCACATGGCAGAAATGGGTCTTTGTTTGATAATGGTGGGCCAATGCTATTGCTTGAGCCACAGCAACTTCTTCAGCCACTGATGGTCTGGCCAGAGCGTAATCAGAAGGATTATTTTGTTCTTTTGATTTTAATTGTTCTGCACATTGATTTACGATGTCTTTATTTTCAGCATGTAATGTAATCACAGGTTTTGTTAAGTTTGAATTATTTTGAATATTAATATCTCTTTTTTCTATTTTGTAAAGTTCAGAGATAGTTTTAAATGATTCATTGAGAAAACCACCATCATTAGTATCCATGAATATTTTAAAGGAAGCAGGGTTCAAAGCAGCAATTTTTTCTATCTCTTTTAAATCGGATATTCCCGCATGCAGCCCAAAATCAACAATACTCTTTTTGGAAGCGATTTCAAGTTTTCCTTGGAAAGCTTTAGCAGTATTGGTGGGTGGAACTGTATTGGGCATATCCAGAACAGTAGTAAACCCTCCATTAGCTGCGGCTTCACTTCCACTTTTAAAGTCTTCTTTATAAGTTAGTCCGGGATCTCTAAAATGAACATGAACATCAATTAATCCTGGTAAAACAAGATTTCCTTCAGCATCAATAGTTTTTTCGGCTTTTAATGGAATTTTTGTAATATCTATTATTTTGCCTTGTTCTATATTTATGGAACATAAATCTGTTTCTGCTGAAATCCTACAGTTTTTGATACATAGATCTATCATGCTTGACACCCATATTCATATTTTACTGGCACTATTGATTTTATTGCAATTACAACAAATAATGCTGTAACTTGTTTAATTATCTATTCTAATTATTAATGGATAAATTAAAATAATGTACTGAAATTCATAACTTATTTTACATCAATTCTGTTTTCAGATTTCAT
This region includes:
- a CDS encoding dihydroorotase, giving the protein MIDLCIKNCRISAETDLCSINIEQGKIIDITKIPLKAEKTIDAEGNLVLPGLIDVHVHFRDPGLTYKEDFKSGSEAAANGGFTTVLDMPNTVPPTNTAKAFQGKLEIASKKSIVDFGLHAGISDLKEIEKIAALNPASFKIFMDTNDGGFLNESFKTISELYKIEKRDINIQNNSNLTKPVITLHAENKDIVNQCAEQLKSKEQNNPSDYALARPSVAEEVAVAQAIALAHHYQTKTHFCHVSTYKSLEMINNSKLFLNNISSEITPQHLFLDSSSFKKFGNLTKTNPPLRKYSEKISWKNLDQIDLIGTDHAPHSIEEKKKGVWDSSPGIPNLEVVLKLLLTRYHAQKISLDSIKRLLCENPAKIFNLKNKGFIKMGMDADLVIIDLKREGIINSEEFYSKAHYTPFEGMKYHGAPIITICRGKLVMENNDMYQNQGIHVYP